Proteins encoded by one window of Vicia villosa cultivar HV-30 ecotype Madison, WI unplaced genomic scaffold, Vvil1.0 ctg.000813F_1_1, whole genome shotgun sequence:
- the LOC131631335 gene encoding secretory carrier-associated membrane protein 1-like isoform X2, producing the protein MSRYDPNPFEEEETHVNPFADGTAKKGSGQSSYGGGAFYTTDVKAKEKELQAKEAELKRREQELKRREDAISRAGIVIEEKNWPPFFPIIHHDIGNEIPIHLQRMQYVAFTTWLGLVLCLLWNIVAVTTAWIKGEGPTIWFLAIIYFISGAPASYVMWYRPLYRAMRTDSALKFGWFFVSYMLHIGFCIFAAVAPPIIFKGKSLTGILAAIDVIGGSALVGIFYFIGFAFFCIESLMSIWVFQQVLMYFRGSGKAAELKRDAARGTMMAAL; encoded by the exons ATGAGTCGCTACGATCCAAACCCTTTCGAAGAAGAAGAGACTCATGTCAATCCCTTTGCG GATGGGACAGCTAAAAAAGGATCTGGGCAATCAAGTTATGGTGGAGGGGCATTTTACACTACT GATGTCAAAGCAAAGGAGAAGGAACTTCAAGCTAAAGAGGCTGAACTGAAAAGAAGGGAACAG GAACTAAAAAGAAGAGAGGACGCCATATCACGAG CTGGTATTGTAATAGAGGAAAAAAATTGGCCACCTTTTTTTCCCATCATTCATCATGACATTGGAAATGAAATACCAATACATCTTCAGAGGATGCAGTATGTTGCATTTACAACATGGTTAG GTTTGGTTCTGTGTCTTTTGTGGAATATAGTGGCAGTTACCACTGCTTGGATCAAAGGAGAAG GTCCAACCATCTGGTTTCTTGCTATTATATACTTTATATCTGGTGCTCCAGCATCCTATGTAATGTGGTATCGCCCCCTTTATCGTGCTATGAG GACAGACAGTGCTCTGAAGTTTGGATGGTTTTTTGTCTCTTACATG TTGCACATTGGCTTTTGCATTTTTGCTGCAGTTGCTCCACCCATTATCTTTAAAGGAAAATCTCTCAC AGGTATTTTGGCTGCGATTGATGTGATAGGCGGCAGTGCTTTGGTTGGG ATATTCTACTTTATTGGGTTCGCATTTTTCTGTATTGAGTCACTGATGAGCATCTGGGTTTTTCAG CAAGTATTGATGTACTTCCGTGGAAGTGGCAAGGCTGCAGAGCTGAAGCGAGATGCAGCCAGAGGAACGATGATGGCAGCCCTATGA
- the LOC131631335 gene encoding secretory carrier-associated membrane protein 1-like isoform X1, translating into MSRYDPNPFEEEETHVNPFADGTAKKGSGQSSYGGGAFYTTNPGSVPSATSRLSPLPPEPYDRGATIDIPLDSSKDVKAKEKELQAKEAELKRREQELKRREDAISRAGIVIEEKNWPPFFPIIHHDIGNEIPIHLQRMQYVAFTTWLGLVLCLLWNIVAVTTAWIKGEGPTIWFLAIIYFISGAPASYVMWYRPLYRAMRTDSALKFGWFFVSYMLHIGFCIFAAVAPPIIFKGKSLTGILAAIDVIGGSALVGIFYFIGFAFFCIESLMSIWVFQQVLMYFRGSGKAAELKRDAARGTMMAAL; encoded by the exons ATGAGTCGCTACGATCCAAACCCTTTCGAAGAAGAAGAGACTCATGTCAATCCCTTTGCG GATGGGACAGCTAAAAAAGGATCTGGGCAATCAAGTTATGGTGGAGGGGCATTTTACACTACT AACCCTGGAAGTGTTCCTTCTGCGACCTCAAGGCTTTCACCCCTTCCTCCCGAGCCTTATGATCGTGGGGCAACTATTGACATCCCTCTTGATAGCTCAAAG GATGTCAAAGCAAAGGAGAAGGAACTTCAAGCTAAAGAGGCTGAACTGAAAAGAAGGGAACAG GAACTAAAAAGAAGAGAGGACGCCATATCACGAG CTGGTATTGTAATAGAGGAAAAAAATTGGCCACCTTTTTTTCCCATCATTCATCATGACATTGGAAATGAAATACCAATACATCTTCAGAGGATGCAGTATGTTGCATTTACAACATGGTTAG GTTTGGTTCTGTGTCTTTTGTGGAATATAGTGGCAGTTACCACTGCTTGGATCAAAGGAGAAG GTCCAACCATCTGGTTTCTTGCTATTATATACTTTATATCTGGTGCTCCAGCATCCTATGTAATGTGGTATCGCCCCCTTTATCGTGCTATGAG GACAGACAGTGCTCTGAAGTTTGGATGGTTTTTTGTCTCTTACATG TTGCACATTGGCTTTTGCATTTTTGCTGCAGTTGCTCCACCCATTATCTTTAAAGGAAAATCTCTCAC AGGTATTTTGGCTGCGATTGATGTGATAGGCGGCAGTGCTTTGGTTGGG ATATTCTACTTTATTGGGTTCGCATTTTTCTGTATTGAGTCACTGATGAGCATCTGGGTTTTTCAG CAAGTATTGATGTACTTCCGTGGAAGTGGCAAGGCTGCAGAGCTGAAGCGAGATGCAGCCAGAGGAACGATGATGGCAGCCCTATGA
- the LOC131631335 gene encoding secretory carrier-associated membrane protein 1-like isoform X3, with translation MSRYDPNPFEEEETHVNPFADGTAKKGSGQSSYGGGAFYTTNPGSVPSATSRLSPLPPEPYDRGATIDIPLDSSKDVKAKEKELQAKEAELKRREQELKRREDAISRAGIVIEEKNWPPFFPIIHHDIGNEIPIHLQRMQYVAFTTWLGLVLCLLWNIVAVTTAWIKGEGPTIWFLAIIYFISGAPASYVMWYRPLYRAMRKNVSLLTSKATVIISIDTLQLKQFLYLDDMHFYTWMICRKNVSLLKQM, from the exons ATGAGTCGCTACGATCCAAACCCTTTCGAAGAAGAAGAGACTCATGTCAATCCCTTTGCG GATGGGACAGCTAAAAAAGGATCTGGGCAATCAAGTTATGGTGGAGGGGCATTTTACACTACT AACCCTGGAAGTGTTCCTTCTGCGACCTCAAGGCTTTCACCCCTTCCTCCCGAGCCTTATGATCGTGGGGCAACTATTGACATCCCTCTTGATAGCTCAAAG GATGTCAAAGCAAAGGAGAAGGAACTTCAAGCTAAAGAGGCTGAACTGAAAAGAAGGGAACAG GAACTAAAAAGAAGAGAGGACGCCATATCACGAG CTGGTATTGTAATAGAGGAAAAAAATTGGCCACCTTTTTTTCCCATCATTCATCATGACATTGGAAATGAAATACCAATACATCTTCAGAGGATGCAGTATGTTGCATTTACAACATGGTTAG GTTTGGTTCTGTGTCTTTTGTGGAATATAGTGGCAGTTACCACTGCTTGGATCAAAGGAGAAG GTCCAACCATCTGGTTTCTTGCTATTATATACTTTATATCTGGTGCTCCAGCATCCTATGTAATGTGGTATCGCCCCCTTTATCGTGCTATGAG GAAGAATGTGAGCCTTCTAACTTCTAAGGCAACTGTAATTATAAGTATTGACACTTTACAATTAAAGCAGTTTCTATACCTGGATGATATGCATTTCTATACCTGGATGATATGCAGGAAGAATGTGAGCCTTCTAAAGCAAATGTAA